AAATGGGGAGCACACCAACGTGCCTGACCCGATGGGTAATTCCGGCCCTAAGGGCGCTCCCGACGACGCTGAGCAGAAGCCACAATCTGCCACGTCTGCATCAGCTAACGCTTCAGCCAAAACTTCAACCGCACCTTCCCTTAAACCCAAGAGAATAAAAAAGTCTTACGGTCCCAGCGACCCTGCTTTAGCTGCGTTGGATTCCTTGGACGAGGAGGACTCGCCTGATCATTGGCTTGATCCCCTCACCGATGAGAACGCCAGCCGTCGCAGCCTGATTAACTCCATTGTCCAAGAAACGTTTGGCCAACCAATTTTCGTGGCCCGTAGGATCTGGAGCTTCATCAATACGTCTCCCGGCAAGATGACGCTGATGACGGTCATCATCTCTGTGGCTATTGCTGCGGCTGGTTACGCAATGTCGGTGTCCTCTGATAATCGGCAGGCCAATCTGGATGAGTTGATCACCAACGCCGAGCCGATTTCCTACAATGCCCACGTCCTTTACACGTCATTGTCCGTGGCGGATACCACTGCGACCACGGGTTTCGTTCAGGCAGGTGTGGAAGGCCCCGTCAACCGCGTGAAGTATCACACCGCGATTGAGCGCGCTGCGGTGGCGGCAACTCATACGGCTACCTCGGCAGATACGTCCGATGAAAAGTTGATGGAACTGGTGCTCGAAATCCAGCGTCAGCTGCCTGTGTACACCGGTCTTGTGGAGACAGCGCGAGCCAACAATCGCGCCGGCAATCCTGTCAGTGTGGCCTATATGTCAGAGGCCAGTTCCATGATGCGCAATGACATCTTGCCCAAGGCGTCTGAGCTGTACAACATGACCAGCCGTAATGTCTCTGATCAGCAGCGCGCGGTGACTCGCCCGCAGTGGATTCCGCTGTCTGGTCTTGTGGCTGCGCTTGGCATGCTCATTATTGGGCAGTGGTGGCTGATGCGCGTGACCCGCAGGCGCATCAACAAGGGATTTGCGCTGGCCACGATCTTAATGTTGACCGCGACGATGTGGGTGTCGGCTGCTAACTGGGCCACGTGGCAGGCTGGTACGCGCGGCTTCGAGGAGGCGTCTGGTCCGCTGAATTCCATGACCACGGCTCGCATTTATGCGCAGCAAACCCGTACGACAGAGACGTTATCGTTGGTGCGTAGGCAGTCGATTCAAGGTAGTGGTACAGGCTTTGCTGCCACGATCAATCAGATCAAGCGCGCGCTGGATGAGTACGAGACCACCACAAATTCGCAGAGCCCTGAGCACCAAGCGATTATCACCGATATCCGCAATGCCATGGCGAATTGGACTGCGGAGCATGAGCAGTTCACGGTGTTGTTGGAACGTGGCGATTACAACGGTGCGGTCAATGCGGTGCTCAGCAGTGATGACAACGACCAAACGAGCTTCGATGTGCTTGATACTGCACTCGCTGAGCTCATTGCGGATTCCCGCAGTTCCATGCGCTCCTACATTCAGTCGGGCTTGCAGGCAACCTCGTTGGTCTCTGTTACGGTCATGATTTTGTCACTTGCTGCTGTGCTGGCAGTGTGGATCGGCATCCGTCCACGTTTGCAGGAGTACCTCTAACATGAACGCTTTTCGACGCCCCCGTCCCCGCGCCACCGCCGCCTGCGCGGCCTTACTGGCCGCAGCGCTCTTGGCTTCTTGCAGTCAGCTGCCGGTAGAACCGGCGGAGCCTCTCACTGCGTTGAACCCAGATGCTGGACCTCCTCTGCCACCAGATTCCACGATCGAAGAGCCAGGCGAACACTCAGCGACGTTAGACAGCGCGGATACGTGGACGGGCTCGTTGCGTCCGGATGATCTGACTCCTGAAGAACGGGTTCCAGAGATCATCAACCGTGGTCGCATCATTGTGGGCGTCGATCAATCGCAAAACCTCTTAAGCTTTCGCGATCCAGTATCTGGTGAACTGCGAGGCTTTGAGGTTGAGCTGGCCAGGGAAATTTCCCGCGATATTTTTGGCGATCCCAACAAGGTGGATTTCCGTTTCGTTGACACTTCCGACCGACTGCGCGCACTGGACCAAGGCGATGTAGATATTGTCGTTCGATCCGTGGCTATCACCGGCGAACGAGCTAAACTCGCAGAGTTTTCCACACCGTATCTGCGAACCCAAACTCGCATGCTCACCATGGAGGCATCGGGAATCAGTTCGATTGCCGATCTTCCTGGCAACACCATCTGTGTCACCGAAGGCTCCACATCGCTGCAAAGTGCACGCTCGATTGCACCGGAATCATCAATTTTGAAAACCCGTAGTTGGGCGGACTGTCTCATGGCATTGCAACAGCATCAGGCTCAGGTGATTTTGGGTGACGATGTAATTTTGTCCGGCATCGCAGCCCAAGATCCATACACTCGCATCCTGGATACCACATTGGATTCGCAGTCCTATGGTGTGGCAGCTGCGTTACCGAAGACGGGTGAAGATACCTCGGGGCTTATCCGTCAGGTCAATTCCACCATCGAGCGCATCCGTTCTGATCGCACGTGGTGGACGATGTTCAACGATTGGTTCGGCCCCTACCTCTGGACCTATGGTCCGCCAGCGTTGCAGTATGTTACGGAAGAAGGTGCACAAGACAATGACGGAGAATAAACATTCCGACGAGCTGCCAGAGTCACCCGCCACTGAGGCTGTCGCCTTCAATCCGTTTGATGACGATGACGAGGGTTTTGATGCAGGCCCCCACACCGAGGCAGTCGCGTTTGATCCTTTCGCGGATGACCCTGATGACGATGATGACGATGATCAGCGGTCACCAGGAACTGAAGCCGTAGCGTTTAATCCCTTTGAGGATGATGACGACGATGATGACAACTTCAACGGCGATGGATTGGAATATTTGCTGCGCGATCTTGATCAATTGCGTGCCACCCAAGGCCAACTGGTTAAACAACAACCTGAGCAGCCAGAGAGTACACCCACGGATGCGGTGCACACTGAAACTACTGCTGCCTCGCTCAGGCCCAGGCCGAAAGTAGATCCGAGTGAAAGGAGCCGTCGACAAGCAATCTCGCTATTCCGCGAGCGCCGCCGTATTAGGCGGCAATCACGCCCGGTAGCCGACGGCATGGTTGAGCTGCCGTTTATTACTCCCAAGCCGGAGAACGAGCTGCTTATTGATCCAACCGCGAAGCGCAAGCCGGGCATCCAGCCGCCACAGCTTAATCCTGGTGACATCGTGGCCGAGCAATATGAAGTGCTTGGAGTGATCGCACACGGCGGCATGGGATGGATTTATCTAGCCAATGACCGCAATGTCTCTGGGCGCATCGTGGTGCTCAAGGGCATGATGGCGCAAGCGTCAGTGCAGGATCAGGGCGCTGCCGAAGCTGAACGCGAATTCCTCGCCGACATTACGCACCCCGGCATCGTGAAGGCGTACAACTTTATTGACGATCCACGCGTGCCCGGCGGATTTATCGTCATGGAATACGTCAACGGCCCCTCCCTCCGCGACCGCTGCAAAGCGCAACCCGATGGCGTGTTGCCTGTTGACCTAGCCATTGGTTACATCCTGGAACTGCTTCCCGCTATGGACTACCTGCATCAACGTGGTGTGGTGTACAACGACCTCAAGCCAGAAAATATCATTGCCACCGAAGATCAGGTGAAACTCATCGATCTCGGAGCTGTCACGGGTATCGGCGCATTTGGCTATATTTACGGCACTAAAGGCTTCCAAGCACCCGAGGTAGCCACACAGGGACCATCAGTTGCCTCTGATATTTTCACCATCGGCCGCACACTCGCAGCGATGACATTGCCGATGCCGGTAGAAGACGGTGTGCTAAAACCTGGCATTCCCTCCCCCATGGATGTGCCGCTGCTGCGCCGCTACTTATCCTTTTACCGACTACTACAACGCTCCACGGCGGAGGATCCAGAAAAGCGATTCCGCAATGTCGCAGAGCTGCGCACCCAGCTCTACGGTGTGCTCCGCGAAGTCCTAGCTCTGCGCGATGGAAAACAGTTCCCCCACCAGCACTCCTTGTTTTCCCCGCAACGAAGCACGTTTGGCACCAAACACCTGGTGTTTCGCACTGACAAACTTATCGACGGCATCGATCGCCTAGCTCGAATCACCGCCCCAGAAATTGTCTCTGCGCTGCCCGTGCCGTTGATTGATCGCACAGACCCCGGCGCGCGTATGCTCTCTGGATCGTCCTACGCGGAGCCATCGGAAACCTTGGAAACGCTGCGCAACGCCATGGAAGACGAGCAATACCGCGAATCCATCGAAATCCCACTTGGTGTTGTGCGCGCACTGCTTGACCTGGGTTTTACCAACGAAGCTCGGCAATGGTTGGAGACCTTAGAAGAACGCCTGAGCAAAGATTGGCGCCATCAATGGTTCTCCG
The window above is part of the Corynebacterium deserti GIMN1.010 genome. Proteins encoded here:
- a CDS encoding glutamate ABC transporter substrate-binding protein, with the translated sequence MNAFRRPRPRATAACAALLAAALLASCSQLPVEPAEPLTALNPDAGPPLPPDSTIEEPGEHSATLDSADTWTGSLRPDDLTPEERVPEIINRGRIIVGVDQSQNLLSFRDPVSGELRGFEVELAREISRDIFGDPNKVDFRFVDTSDRLRALDQGDVDIVVRSVAITGERAKLAEFSTPYLRTQTRMLTMEASGISSIADLPGNTICVTEGSTSLQSARSIAPESSILKTRSWADCLMALQQHQAQVILGDDVILSGIAAQDPYTRILDTTLDSQSYGVAAALPKTGEDTSGLIRQVNSTIERIRSDRTWWTMFNDWFGPYLWTYGPPALQYVTEEGAQDNDGE
- a CDS encoding serine/threonine protein kinase; protein product: MTENKHSDELPESPATEAVAFNPFDDDDEGFDAGPHTEAVAFDPFADDPDDDDDDDQRSPGTEAVAFNPFEDDDDDDDNFNGDGLEYLLRDLDQLRATQGQLVKQQPEQPESTPTDAVHTETTAASLRPRPKVDPSERSRRQAISLFRERRRIRRQSRPVADGMVELPFITPKPENELLIDPTAKRKPGIQPPQLNPGDIVAEQYEVLGVIAHGGMGWIYLANDRNVSGRIVVLKGMMAQASVQDQGAAEAEREFLADITHPGIVKAYNFIDDPRVPGGFIVMEYVNGPSLRDRCKAQPDGVLPVDLAIGYILELLPAMDYLHQRGVVYNDLKPENIIATEDQVKLIDLGAVTGIGAFGYIYGTKGFQAPEVATQGPSVASDIFTIGRTLAAMTLPMPVEDGVLKPGIPSPMDVPLLRRYLSFYRLLQRSTAEDPEKRFRNVAELRTQLYGVLREVLALRDGKQFPHQHSLFSPQRSTFGTKHLVFRTDKLIDGIDRLARITAPEIVSALPVPLIDRTDPGARMLSGSSYAEPSETLETLRNAMEDEQYRESIEIPLGVVRALLDLGFTNEARQWLETLEERLSKDWRHQWFSGITYLLLDEYQEAQVYFNTVLTILPGEAAPKLALAAVDELILQQMGLESTPLLSAEIAAATATLGTDFENLDGSAFESLSDTWSHISSDPKVLRFHSLRLYALVWATNPTTVSSAFGLARQLMAENQIEMAVSSLDKLPQSSTHYRMAVLTTILLLVSSNLSESRIRRAARRLSEIPTNEPRFNQIKIAIMSAGLSWLRDSNLEASASANPLFEFPFSQKGLRTGISEALRIQARSAPFPHHRYALVDMANAVRPLTWF